From a single Pseudomonas serboccidentalis genomic region:
- a CDS encoding amino acid ABC transporter permease: protein MSQTQAERLQAERKLAENQFDITQYQHVPRRYYGRIFFATLIVIAIIGLVRAFAEGKIEWSYIGQFLTSQAIMWGLFNTIIMAVLAMALGIVFGVITAIMRMSANPILRYVALTYTWLFRGTPLILQLLLWFNLALIFPTIGIPGLFELDTVSLMTPFVAALLGLSINQGAYTAEVVRAGLLSVDTGQYEAAKSIGMPRLQALRRIILPQAMRIIIPPVGNEFIGMVKMTSLASVIQYSELLYNAQNIYYANARVMELLIVAGIWYLATVTVLSFGQSRLERRFARGAGKRS, encoded by the coding sequence ATGAGCCAGACTCAGGCAGAACGACTCCAGGCGGAGCGCAAACTGGCGGAGAACCAGTTCGATATCACCCAGTACCAGCATGTGCCACGGCGCTATTACGGGCGGATTTTCTTCGCCACGCTGATCGTCATCGCGATCATCGGCCTGGTGCGCGCCTTCGCCGAAGGCAAGATCGAATGGTCGTACATCGGCCAGTTCCTGACCTCCCAGGCGATCATGTGGGGCCTGTTCAACACCATCATCATGGCCGTCCTGGCGATGGCGCTGGGCATTGTGTTCGGGGTGATCACGGCGATCATGCGCATGTCGGCCAACCCGATCCTGCGGTACGTGGCGCTGACCTACACCTGGCTGTTTCGCGGTACGCCGCTGATCCTGCAACTGCTGCTGTGGTTCAACCTGGCGCTGATTTTCCCCACCATCGGCATCCCCGGGCTGTTCGAACTCGATACCGTGAGCCTGATGACCCCGTTCGTGGCAGCGCTGCTCGGCTTGAGCATCAACCAGGGCGCCTACACCGCTGAAGTGGTGCGCGCCGGCCTGCTGTCGGTGGACACCGGGCAGTACGAAGCGGCCAAGTCGATCGGCATGCCGCGTCTGCAGGCGCTGCGCCGGATCATCCTGCCGCAGGCCATGCGCATCATTATTCCGCCGGTCGGCAACGAATTCATCGGCATGGTCAAGATGACCTCACTGGCGAGCGTGATCCAGTACTCGGAACTGCTCTACAACGCCCAGAACATTTACTACGCCAACGCCCGAGTGATGGAGCTGCTGATCGTCGCCGGCATCTGGTACCTGGCCACTGTCACCGTGCTGTCCTTTGGTCAAAGCCGTCTGGAGCGTCGCTTCGCTCGCGGCGCCGGCAAGCGTTCTTGA
- a CDS encoding amino acid ABC transporter ATP-binding protein, which yields MRSIVKAVSLNKYYDQYHALKDINIEVEQGEVLCIIGPSGSGKSTLLRCVNQLEKIDKGGLWVDGELVGYRVVGNKLHELNESQIARQRLATGMVFQRFNLFPHMTVLQNIIEGPCQVLKRSPKEAHEEALELLARVGLADKRNSYPIELSGGQQQRVAIARALAMRPKLMLFDEPTSALDPELVGEVLSVMRDLAQTGMTMIVVTHELGFAREVSNRMVFMDGGQIVEAGSPEEILISPQNPRTQSFISAVRT from the coding sequence ATGAGAAGCATCGTCAAGGCCGTCAGCCTGAACAAGTATTACGACCAGTACCACGCGCTCAAGGACATCAACATCGAAGTCGAGCAAGGCGAAGTGCTGTGCATCATCGGCCCGTCCGGCTCGGGCAAGAGCACCCTGCTGCGTTGCGTCAACCAGTTGGAAAAGATCGACAAGGGCGGCTTGTGGGTCGACGGCGAACTGGTCGGCTATCGGGTCGTAGGCAACAAGCTGCACGAACTCAATGAATCGCAGATCGCCCGCCAGCGCCTGGCGACCGGCATGGTGTTCCAGCGCTTCAACCTGTTTCCGCACATGACTGTGCTGCAAAACATCATCGAAGGCCCGTGCCAGGTGCTCAAGCGCTCGCCCAAGGAAGCCCACGAAGAAGCCCTGGAGCTGCTGGCCCGCGTCGGCCTGGCCGACAAACGCAACAGCTACCCGATCGAACTTTCGGGCGGTCAGCAGCAACGAGTCGCCATCGCCAGGGCGCTGGCCATGCGCCCGAAACTGATGCTGTTCGATGAACCCACTTCGGCACTCGACCCGGAACTGGTCGGTGAGGTGCTGTCGGTCATGCGCGATCTGGCGCAGACCGGCATGACCATGATCGTCGTCACCCATGAACTGGGCTTCGCCCGCGAAGTTTCCAATCGCATGGTGTTCATGGACGGCGGGCAGATCGTGGAGGCTGGAAGCCCCGAAGAAATACTAATAAGTCCGCAAAACCCGCGCACCCAAAGCTTCATTTCTGCCGTTCGAACCTAA
- a CDS encoding ABC transporter substrate-binding protein, whose amino-acid sequence MKNFVIPAVLASVMSCGFAVAADLPAGIKEKGEIVVAIMPNYPPMDFKDPATNTLTGLDYDLGNALAERLGVKIKWQETGFEQMINALTTERVDMVLSGMTDTAERQASVTFVDYFTSGPQFYTLQKNTATNEIIDLCGKKVGTSRRTTFPAEIAAWSKANCEAVGKPAINVIGTEGSADARAQLRQSRIDAAMQGSETLSYLKTQEKDMYKTVGQPISVQFTGLGVSKKKPELSAAVKVALQSMVDDGSYNAILKKWDLELGAIKEVTINAGQ is encoded by the coding sequence ATGAAGAATTTCGTAATCCCCGCTGTACTCGCTTCTGTCATGTCTTGCGGTTTCGCCGTGGCCGCCGACCTGCCGGCCGGCATCAAGGAAAAAGGCGAGATTGTCGTGGCAATCATGCCGAACTATCCACCGATGGACTTCAAGGACCCGGCCACCAACACCCTGACCGGTCTGGACTACGACCTGGGCAACGCTCTGGCCGAACGTCTGGGGGTGAAGATCAAATGGCAGGAAACCGGCTTCGAACAAATGATCAATGCACTGACCACTGAGCGCGTCGACATGGTGTTGTCGGGCATGACCGACACTGCCGAGCGCCAGGCCAGTGTGACTTTCGTCGACTACTTCACCAGCGGCCCGCAGTTCTACACCTTGCAGAAGAACACCGCGACCAACGAGATCATTGATCTGTGCGGCAAGAAAGTCGGCACCAGCCGTCGCACCACATTCCCGGCAGAAATCGCCGCGTGGAGCAAGGCCAACTGTGAGGCCGTCGGCAAACCGGCGATCAACGTGATCGGCACCGAAGGCTCGGCCGACGCCCGAGCACAACTGCGCCAGAGCCGGATTGACGCGGCGATGCAGGGCAGCGAAACGCTGTCGTACCTCAAGACCCAGGAAAAGGACATGTACAAGACCGTCGGCCAGCCGATCTCGGTGCAGTTCACCGGCCTTGGCGTGAGCAAGAAAAAACCCGAGCTGAGCGCGGCGGTGAAAGTCGCCTTGCAGAGCATGGTCGATGACGGCAGCTACAACGCAATCCTGAAGAAGTGGGACCTGGAGTTGGGCGCGATCAAGGAAGTGACGATCAACGCCGGTCAGTAA
- a CDS encoding ABC transporter permease, protein MSSEFRPNLVALQTIVYREVKRFTRIWPQTLLPPAITMVLYFVIFGNLIGRQIGDMGGFTYMEYIVPGLIMMSVITNSYGNVVSSFFGSKFQRSIEELMVSPVSPHTILIGFTIGGVLRGLMVGVIVTILSLFFTHLQVHHLGVTILVVVLTATIFSLLGFINAVFARNFDDISIIPTFVLTPLTYLGGVFYSITLLPPFWQTVSLANPVLHMVNAFRYGILGVSDIRIGIAITFMLVATVVLYLGCARLLVSGRGMRT, encoded by the coding sequence ATGAGTTCCGAATTCCGTCCCAACCTCGTCGCCCTGCAGACCATCGTTTACCGCGAGGTCAAACGCTTCACGCGGATCTGGCCGCAGACGCTGCTGCCGCCGGCGATCACCATGGTTCTGTACTTTGTGATCTTCGGTAACCTGATCGGTCGGCAGATCGGCGACATGGGTGGCTTCACTTACATGGAGTACATCGTGCCGGGGCTGATCATGATGTCGGTGATCACCAACTCCTACGGTAACGTGGTCTCGAGTTTCTTCGGCAGCAAGTTCCAGCGCTCCATCGAAGAGCTGATGGTGTCGCCCGTGTCGCCGCACACGATTCTGATCGGCTTCACCATCGGCGGTGTGTTGCGTGGTCTGATGGTTGGCGTGATCGTGACGATTCTGTCGCTGTTCTTCACGCATCTGCAGGTGCATCACCTCGGCGTGACCATCCTCGTGGTGGTGCTGACGGCGACGATCTTCTCGCTGCTGGGCTTTATCAACGCCGTGTTTGCGCGCAACTTCGATGACATCTCGATCATCCCGACGTTTGTGCTGACGCCGCTGACCTACCTGGGCGGGGTGTTCTACTCGATCACCTTGCTGCCGCCGTTCTGGCAGACCGTGTCGCTGGCCAACCCGGTACTGCACATGGTCAACGCCTTTCGCTACGGCATTCTCGGGGTGTCGGATATCCGCATCGGCATTGCGATCACCTTCATGCTGGTGGCGACCGTGGTGTTGTATCTCGGTTGTGCGCGGTTGCTGGTGAGTGGGCGCGGGATGCGGACCTGA